The window TCCCCCATGACGGTGGAAGCTGAAAAATGAGCATGTACGTGGGGCTCTCCGTTCACCCGGGGAACGATATAGCCTGATAAAGACAATAGTTCCAAAGGCTTTTGTACCTCAAAATAAATTCGGTCTTTGGGCATTACCGGGTATTCTTGGGGAAAAATTTTCAAGTTCCTGAAGACGGCCTTTTTCAGAGCACCGATTCCCATAAGGATTAGGCCTTTCTGAATTTTTTCCCTCTTCACCACCTCGTAGATCGCTTCCAACAAATCCACGCCAATGGGTATACGGGCCAAGACAATCCGTTCCAACCTTCCACTATCGATCCCTTCTAAAAGTGGCCTACCTTCCATTCTCTACTCCTTTTTAAGCGGCTATATTTTTTCCTTTATAAAAACTCGGCCTCTTACCGGACCTTGAATCTTTCGCCTTGAAACCCTTCCGGTTGCCGGTTGTCAAAATCCTGCATTATCGTCCCCTCCAACCACCATCAACCGTGAGAATGGCACCGTGCACATAATTAGCCGTGGCGGTAACCCGGCACCAGAGCAACCTTGCCATTTAACCTGAATTGGCTGAGAATATCTATTTATTCTCCCCGAGTATCAATCAGGACCTTCATCAGGTCTGTACTGCCTTCGATCTGCTCAAATACCCTCTGCAAATCCGCCAAAGGCCGCCGGTCGCTGATCAACCGGCCCAGCGGCAGGACTCCCATGGCCGCCAAAGCAATGGCTTTTTCAAAGTCTTCCGGCTCATATACCCGCGCGCCGCAGAGGTGCAATTCGCGCCAGAAAAAACGGAAAAGGTCCACCTTGGGCAATTCCGCGAAAATCGCCACAATAACGATCCGGCCCCGGGTCCGGGCCAGTTGGGTCATGGTAGCAGCTCCGGCCGCAGACCCGGACACCTCAAAAACTACATCGGCCCCTGCCCCGTCGCTCCGCTTCCC of the Deltaproteobacteria bacterium genome contains:
- a CDS encoding DNA-binding protein; this translates as MEGRPLLEGIDSGRLERIVLARIPIGVDLLEAIYEVVKREKIQKGLILMGIGALKKAVFRNLKIFPQEYPVMPKDRIYFEVQKPLELLSLSGYIVPRVNGEPHVHAHFSASTVMGDSIATYGGHLDQGTITFVKAGVAIGVLEGIAMGKKWVEERKTEDLWVGRE